The following proteins are encoded in a genomic region of Ornithodoros turicata isolate Travis chromosome 6, ASM3712646v1, whole genome shotgun sequence:
- the LOC135396710 gene encoding protein-L-isoaspartate(D-aspartate) O-methyltransferase-like → MVRSDANSNIELVANLKKNGVLKSQRVEQVLLTVDRGHYTQNNPYEDKPQGIGHGVTISAPHMHTLVLEYLKDNLYEGAKVLDIGSGSGYSTVSMALLVGQTGLTIGVELIPELVAQSIQNIKRDQPGLYESERIKFIVGDGKKGYANAAPYDAIFVGAASPEVPKQLLGQLKPGGCMICPVGACGASQALLQVKKLEDGTISQTSLMGVMYGYLKDAS, encoded by the exons ATGGTTAGATCGGACGCCAACAGCAACATCGAATTGGTGGCGAATTTGAAAA AGAACGGAGTCCTGAAGAGCCAGAGGGTGGAGCAAGTGTTGTTGACGGTCGATCGAGGACATTACACGCAGAACAATCCATATGAAGATAAACCACAAGGCATAGGCCATGGTGTAACCATCAGTGCCCCGCACATG CATACTCTGGTTCTGGAATACCTGAAAGATAACCTGTACGAAGGTGCCAAAGTACTGGACATTGGATCGGGAAGTGGTTACTCCACAGTATCCATGGCACTTCTG GTTGGACAAACGGGTCTCACCATTGGGGTTGAACTCATTCCAGAATTGGTCGCTCAGTCAATACAGAACATAAAGCGTGATCAACCGGGCCTTTATGAGTCTGAGCGGATCAAGTTTATCG TTGGTGATGGGAAGAAAGGATATGCAAATGCAGCACCTTATGATGCGATATTTGTTGGAGCTGCATCACCAGAAGTGCCTAAGCAG TTACTCGGCCAGTTGAAACCTGGTGGCTGCATGATCTGTCCGGTGGGTGCCTGTGGAGCAAGTCAGGCTCTGCTTCAGGTCAAGAAGCTAGAAGATGGTACAATCAGTCAAACTTCGCTAATGGGAGTAATGTACGGCTACCTTAAAGATGCTAGCTAG